AGGCAGACCTTCTCCCCCGGGAGGTGTCCGCCGATACCTGGCTTCGCGCCCTGACCGATCTTGATCTCGATGGCGGACCCGCGCTCGAGGTAGTCGATATCGACACCGAACCGGCCGGACGCTATCTGGACGATCATATGATTCTGGTAGGGATAGAGCCGTTCGTGCAGTCCTCCCTCACCCGTACCCATGAAGGTACCGGTCTCTGCGACCGCCCGGGCCATCGAGAGCTGGGCGTTCAGGCTTATTGCACCGTAGCTCATATGCCCGATCATGATCGGCGTCTCGGCCTGGAGATTCGGGACGAGCTCGGTGACGAGTTCGACGTCGCCGTTCTCCTTCTTCTTCACCTCGATCCGCGACGGTTTCTTGCCGAGGTAGGTGCGCACCTCCATCGGCTCACGGAGCGGATCGATGCTCGGATTCGTGACCTGGCAGGCGTCGAGCACCAGGCGGTCGAAGATGATGGGATAGTCGAGTGCGTTGCCCATCCCGGAGAGGATGATCTTGCCGGTCTTCGCCTGATTGTAGATCGCTTCCCGCGCCTGCCGCGTCCAGACCGGGTGGCTGCGGTAGTCGCAGGGGTACTCTTCGAGCATGATCGCGTCCCGGGGGCACATGGCGAGACAGCGGTGGCATGCCGTACACTTCCGGGAATCGATCATGATCTTCTCTCCTTCCCGCCGGAATACGCCGTACGAACAGTTTTCGATACAGCGTTCGCATTCCATGCAGCGTTCGCGGTCGATACTGATCCGGTAGCGGAGCGGCGTGCTTCCAAGACTCATACGACAAACCTCCCTATGACGGGCTCGCCCGCCGGTGGCATGTTGATCCGCTCGACGTTCGGCTCCATGGCGCGGATAGCGGCCTCTTCGCTCGAGATGTAGAGGCGGTCGCCGCATTCGCCGACGACGAGGGGGCGCAGTTTAATCCGGTCGGTGAACCCGACCATCGCATCGTGGTTGGCGACGACGATGGCGAACGGTCCGTTCATCATCGCAGGGCCGTATGCAAGCCTGATGGCACGGTTCAGCTTCTCTCGTGCCTCGGGCATCGTGTCGATATCGTCCCAGAACGGTGGCGCGAGGGCGCGGACGGCGAGGTCGATATCGAGCCCGTGCTTTCGCACCAGGTGGTCGAAGAGATAGGCAACCACTTCGGTGTCGGTGAACATCGTGCACTGGTAGCCGTAACTCTCGATGTGCCGGCGGTTCGTCCCGTATGAGGTGATCTCACCGTTGTGAACGACGCTCCAGTTCAGGAGATTGAACGGGTGCGCTCCTCCCCACCATCCGGGCGTGTTGGTCGGGTAGCGGTTGTGCGCAAGCCAGATGTAGCCTTTGTAGTCCTCTATGCGGTAGAAGTCGGCAACCTCTTCCGGCCAGCCTGCAGCCTTGAAGACTCCCACGTTCTTTCCCGATGAGTAGATGAGCGCACCCTTCCGGGCGGTGTTGATCCTCATCACGATCTGCGCCACGATATCGTCTTCGGGCGACCTGCTGTGGGACATCCTGTTTGGGTCTGGCTTGAAGAAGTACCGCCACGGGATATGTATTGCCCGCAGGCCCGGCTGGTCGTAGGTCGGGATCCTCTCGTCGTGGACGATCGTTCCCCACTGTTCGAGCGTTGTGTCGACTATGCGCTTCGTTTCATGAGTATTATCAAAAAACACATGTAACGCATAGCAGTCTTTATATTCCGGATAGACGCCGTAGGCTACGTATCCCGCCCCCTCTCCACTCCCGCGCTCATTCATCATGGAGAGAGCACGCTTAATGGCGGAACCGTCCATTCGCTGGCGCCGTCGATCCATTACTCCAATTATGCCACACATTGTAATCACGAATGATCGAGTCTGGTAGGAATTCTTCGAGACTTCGATACGGTATCCTAATCAGGCTTCTGCGTACATCATGTTTGTATCAATAGGTATTTATTAGATTGGATAGAAGTTTTCTTCCATATGCCCGGAGATGCAGTTACGGAAATGCTCGAGAGAATCGAGAAAGACAACGTTAAATTCCTCCGTCTTCAGTTTACTGACCTTCTCGGGATGCCCAAGAACGTGGCGATCCCCGTAAGCCAGGCGAAGAAAGCACTGACGGACGGTATCGGTTTTGACGGGTCTTCTATTGAGGGTTTTGTCCGGATCGAGGAATCCGACATGCTCTTAAAGCCGGATCTTGAAACCTACACGGTCCTCCCCTGGAGGCCACGCGAGAATGCCGTCGCCCGGTTCATCTGCGACGTGCACAAGGCCAACGGCGAACCGTTCGAGGGAGACCCGCGCTACGTCCTCCGGAAGGCCATGGAGGATGCGAAGAAGGATGGGTACACCTTCAACACGGGCCCCGAGCTCGAGTTCTTCCTCTTCAAGATGATCGACGGAAAGCCGACCACGCTCTTCCAGGACGTCGGCGGCTACTTCGACCTTGCCCCGACCGATCTTGCCGAGAACGTTCGCAGGGACATCGTCATTGCGCTCGAAGCAATGGGCTTTGAGATAGAGGCTTCCCACCACGAGGTCGCCGAGAGCCAGCACGAGATTGACTT
This sequence is a window from Methanoculleus taiwanensis. Protein-coding genes within it:
- a CDS encoding class II glutamine amidotransferase translates to MCGIIGVMDRRRQRMDGSAIKRALSMMNERGSGEGAGYVAYGVYPEYKDCYALHVFFDNTHETKRIVDTTLEQWGTIVHDERIPTYDQPGLRAIHIPWRYFFKPDPNRMSHSRSPEDDIVAQIVMRINTARKGALIYSSGKNVGVFKAAGWPEEVADFYRIEDYKGYIWLAHNRYPTNTPGWWGGAHPFNLLNWSVVHNGEITSYGTNRRHIESYGYQCTMFTDTEVVAYLFDHLVRKHGLDIDLAVRALAPPFWDDIDTMPEAREKLNRAIRLAYGPAMMNGPFAIVVANHDAMVGFTDRIKLRPLVVGECGDRLYISSEEAAIRAMEPNVERINMPPAGEPVIGRFVV
- a CDS encoding glutamate synthase-related protein, producing the protein MSLGSTPLRYRISIDRERCMECERCIENCSYGVFRREGEKIMIDSRKCTACHRCLAMCPRDAIMLEEYPCDYRSHPVWTRQAREAIYNQAKTGKIILSGMGNALDYPIIFDRLVLDACQVTNPSIDPLREPMEVRTYLGKKPSRIEVKKKENGDVELVTELVPNLQAETPIMIGHMSYGAISLNAQLSMARAVAETGTFMGTGEGGLHERLYPYQNHMIVQIASGRFGVDIDYLERGSAIEIKIGQGAKPGIGGHLPGEKVCLDVSCTRMIPLGSDAISPAPHHDIYSIEDLAQLVRSLKEATEWKKPVFVKIAAVHNAAAIAAGIARSGADAIVLDGFKGGTGAAPRVFRDHVGIPIEAAVASVDAKLRGQGIRNEVSIIASGGIRESADVAKAIALGADAVYIGTAALVAMGCRVCGSCYRNLCPWGIATQQQNLVDRLDPDVASKQVANLINAWTLELAELMGAAGINSIESLRGNRDRLRGYMLDESLMSVLDVKQVGA